A window of Rhinatrema bivittatum chromosome 2, aRhiBiv1.1, whole genome shotgun sequence contains these coding sequences:
- the LOC115083440 gene encoding zinc finger protein OZF-like translates to MRAAAPGWCRAVLGPADPRLCSLPALESLLGIFSLFCMVSGPRREASMEDVPDESAETWDLQIISLAGDSESEPQFPGSTPGCGSEQEAARGEGADGRRRKGEPTDPDGQAGAPAPEGRLACPECQEEFEARGRLEAHLEAHAAERSFICSECGKSLSREEYFSAHQCMPRGKRPFVCPECEKAFGSKSDFVRHLKIHTGERPYSCTECGKSFGQKSDFMRHRKIHTGEGAHSCGECGKNFSQRSDFVMHQRTHTGERPFQCPDCGKSFNHKGTLKTHRRIHVGLRPYGCGECGKSFNQQGTLITHLRTHTGQRPYPCGECGKSFKRTGTLKRHQRIHTGDRPYRCAECGKTFNQQSHYRMHQNVHTGERPFKCALCSKSFNQKSHYRMHQNVHTGERPYQCAECGKSFGQRSHLLRHQKLHLRVQGAQLKPSNGLYQEEKAGALGRDEGRICGDLSA, encoded by the coding sequence GTATCGGGACCACGGAGAGAAGCTTCCATGGAGGATGTCCCCGACGAGAGTGCCGAGACCTGGGACCTGCAGATCATCTCCCTGGCGGGGGACTCGGAGAGCGAACCCCAGTTTCCAGGGAGCACGCCGGGCTGCGGGAGTGAGCAGGAGGCGGCGCGGGGGGAGGGCGCCGACGGCAGGAGACGCAAGGGCGAGCCCACGGACCCCGACGGCCAAGCCGGCGCCCCGGCTCCGGAGGGGCGCCTCGCCTGTCCCGAGTGCCAGGAGGAGTTTGAGGCCAGGGGGCGGCTGGAGGCGCACCTGGAGGCGCACGCGGCGGAGCGCTCGTTCATCTGCTCCGAATGCGGGAAGAGCCTAAGCCGGGAGGAGTACTTCTCCGCCCACCAGTGCATGCCCAGGGGGAAACGCCCCTTCGTCTGCCCTGAGTGCGAGAAGGCCTTCGGCTCCAAGAGCGACTTCGTGAGGCACCTGAAGATCCACACCGGGGAGAGGCCCTACAGCTGCACGGAGTGCGGGAAGAGCTTCGGTCAGAAGTCCGACTTCATGAGGCACCGGAAGATCCACACCGGGGAGGGGGCGCACAGCTGCGGCGAGTGCGGCAAGAACTTCAGCCAGAGGTCGGACTTCGTCATGCACCAGCGCACCCACACGGGGGAGAGGCCCTTCCAGTGCCCCGACTGCGGCAAGAGCTTCAACCACAAGGGCACGCTGAAGACGCACCGGCGCATCCACGTGGGGCTGAGGCCCTACGGCTGCGGCGAGTGCGGCAAGAGCTTCAACCAGCAGGGGACGCTGATCACCCACCTGAGGACCCACACCGGGCAGAGGCCCTACCCCTGCGGGGAGTGCGGGAAGAGCTTCAAGCGCACGGGCACCCTGAAGAGGCACCAGAGGATCCACACGGGGGACCGGCCCTACCGCTGCGCCGAGTGCGGCAAGACCTTCAACCAGCAGTCCCACTACCGCATGCACCAGAACGTGCACACCGGGGAGAGGCCCTTCAAGTGCGCTCTCTGCAGCAAGAGCTTCAACCAGAAGTCCCACTACCGCATGCACCAGAACGTGCACACCGGGGAGAGGCCCTACCAGTGCGCTGAGTGCGGCAAGAGCTTCGGACAGAGGAGCCACCTGCTGAGGCACCAGAAGCTGCACCTCAGGGTGCAGGGCGCCCAGCTCAAGCCCAGCAACGGACTTTACCAGGAGGAGAAGGCGGGGGCTCTCGGAAGGGACGAGGGGAGGATCTGCGGGGACCTCtcggcttga